The following coding sequences are from one Leucoraja erinacea ecotype New England chromosome 2, Leri_hhj_1, whole genome shotgun sequence window:
- the bambia gene encoding BMP and activin membrane-bound inhibitor (Xenopus laevis) homolog a — protein sequence MDRHPNLITLWLQLELCAMAILLTKGEIRCYCDAPNCVATGYMCKSELSACFSRLLDPQNTNSPLTHGCLDTISVSVNICHAKGAQNRTGLWPMLECCYDDMCNYRGLQDVLSHPRSEISDQGNRYHDSSSKSLITRVQELNSSKELWFRAAVIAVPIAGGLILVLLIMLALRMLRSENKRLQDQRRQMLSRLHYSFHGHHSKKGQMAKLDLECMVPVTGHENCCMTCDKIRHSDLSNDRLLSLVHWGMYSGHGKLEFV from the exons ATGGATCGCCATCCGAATCTGATCACGCTTTGGCTTCAGCTGGAATTGTGCGCGATGGCGATCCTGTTGACCAAAG GTGAAATCAGGTGCTACTGTGATGCCCCTAATTGTGTGGCAACGGGTTACATGTGCAAATCAGAACTCTCGGCATGTTTTTCAAGATTGCTGGATCCACAGAATACAAACTCTCCTTTAACTCACGGGTGCTTGGACACCATTTCAGTTTCCGTTAACATCTGCCATGCAAAAGGAGCGCAGAATCGCACGGGGCTCTGGCCCATGTTGGAGTGTTGTTATGATGACATGTGCAATTACAGAGGGCTTCAAGATGTTCTTTCGCATCCACGGAGTGAGATCTCTG ATCAGGGGAACCGATATCATGACTCCAGCAGCAAAAGCTTGATCACCAGGGTTCAAGAACTCAATTCCTCCAAGGAGCTCTGGTTCAGAGCTGCAGTTATTGCAGTGCCCATAGCTGGAGGCCTCATTTTGGTACTGCTGATCATGTTGGCCCTGCGAATGCTTCGCAGTGAAAATAAGAGACTTCAGGACCAACGGCGACAGATGCTGTCTCGTTTGCATTATAGTTTCCACGGGCATCACTCCAAAAAGGGGCAGATGGCCAAGTTGGACTTGGAGTGCATGGTGCCTGTGACTGGCCATGAGAACTGCTGTATGACCTGTGATAAGATCAGGCACTCCGACCTCAGTAACGACAGGCTTCTCTCCTTGGTTCACTGGGGGATGTACAGCGGACATGGAAAGCTGGAGTTTGTATGA